The Halobacillus amylolyticus nucleotide sequence AAAATTCTAGCGATTAGACAAAATCCGATCCCTTTCCTGAAACAATTGATAAAATAAGGTAGATTTCGATTCATTGCATTATCTTTCACCATTCATTGTAGGGATCTCTTACAGGTCATACGTCTATAGAGTATAGAACACATTATTCCTTGGAGGGCTCTTTAATGAGAAAAGTACTATTTGCAATCTTGCTACTCATTGTCTTTTCATTCGGGTTCGTCGGTTATACTGATCTTCAATCAAAGCCGACAATGACTGAACCTACTGAAGCGGAACAGTATTAAGAGGAAACATTAACATAGTAAAACCCGCTATCTGGCCGTCCCAGACAGCGGGTTTTCTTATTGTGATTCTTTTTCAGGTAGATCTAACTTACGATCTTCTCCCCACGTCTCTTCTAAATAATCATCACGTCCGGAGTTTCCACGGTAAAATTTATATCTTAACTCATTTTTCTTATAATAATCCTGGTGATATTCCTCTGCCCGATAGAATTCTTCTGCAGGGCTGATAGGTGTAACAATTTCCCCTTCAAAACGTCCTGACTCAGCCATCTCTTGTTTAGACTGCTTTGCTAGCTTTTGCTGCTTTTCAGAGTTGTAAAAAATGGCAGTCGTATATTGATAGCCTCGATCAACAAACTGTCCTCCATCATCAGTAGGATTAATCTGCCTCCAAAACACATCTAACAATTGTTCATACGTAATCACATCTGGGTCGAAGTACACTTGGACAGCTTCAAGATGCCCTGTCCCGCCAGCCGATACTTCCTCATAGGTAGGATTCTCTGTCTCTCCCCCTGTGTAACCGGAAACTACTTCTTTTACACCTTTAAGCTTTTCAAAGGGCGGTTCCATACACCAGAAACAACCGCCGGCAAAGGTAGCCACTTTATAATCATCCGGTATATCCTCTGCTGAGACCACTTCACTTTCATAATTTCGTTTTGTCAAGTACGCATAGGCTTCTGGAATAACGAGCGCGCCGGCAATGACTAGGATTCCTGATATCACAAACCACTTGATACGCTTGCTCATATGATCACCTCAATGAATATGGTTACTTTTATCATAGCATGCATGCAGGGGTATAACGAGGGAACTGCTTATTCCTCTTCATCTAGATTCAATCCTTCTATATGCTTTCTCTCCATTTGATGCTTGATTTTTCGATATGACTTCGATTTAAAAATAATGTCAAAATCATAGTCAGCTGGGTAAAGTTCGCTAGCTGGGATGTGCAGCTTTAGCCGCTTATGGTTAATCGTTTGCTTTAATTTGGACAATATAGTTCCCTCTTTCATCCGGTCCTTTGTAAGCGATGAATTTCCTTCTCAAGTAACGTTAAATCGGCAATCGACCAGGCGTATAAGCTAATGGTAGGTGCGATCATTTCCTTCCCATTCATGAACCGCTTCAATTTTGTACAATGATCGAGGAACGCTACGAGGCGAGCGAACTGATCAGCTCGAATAAACATTCCCTTCTTCGCTTGTTCGATCATATAAGTGACATCACTTAATGAATGAATAGGAACGTTCCCGCTGCCAGTTATAATCGCTTTTGCCTCTTCAATTTCAAGATGTAAATGGCTAATTACTCTCTTATTTCTTGACGGGACAATTGCTAAAATTGTCTCCTTGCCTTCGTTCGTTAGTGCGTAACGAGCTGTTTCTTCTAAAATTTCCTTAAACTCTAAACTCTGATATGTTTTCGTATTCAATGTAGATGCCTCCTATTTTTTATAAAGCCATAAAAAAAGCCACGATAAGCACAAAGCTCATCGCAGCTCATGTATGGATTGTAAGGAGAACGAAAACGCCCGGATGCGTTCGTTCATGTGCTCCACCATTTAGAAAGACACAAAAAAGCTATGACTTAAGAAAGCCATAGCCTTAGACACTTCTTTCATTTCTGCTATGATTATGCTTGTTCTTACTGTTTCTGAAAAAATGGAAACACAAATCCGACCTGCCTCAAAGCACGTCTTTTTCGCATTTCTTCAGAATGTATCCAATTAATGGGATTAGTTAAGAACAGCCACACTCATAATTCATTCTCCTTTAAGAAAAGAATTTAATGGAAGGACACATCTGTTCTCTTCCTATAGAATATGCAATTTTTTTTAAAAAAGTCAATCTTTAAAAATGGTATCAAAATCGGCATCGTAACTTTTGATAGTCTTTGCGGAAAGTGATCGCTCTATAATCCTTAATGCATTCTGATTGTCTTCTCCCTGTTCTGATGCCACACAATCCCTTGGCACCCATAGATCATACCCTCGCATATATGCATCATTGGCAGTGAATAAAACACAAATATCACCCGTTACTCCTGTTAAGATCAGATTCGATACTGCCAACTGCTCTAAAAGAATGCTGAGCTGTGTGCCAAAGAACGCGGAGTGCTTTGGTTTAATGATAAAGTAATCATCTTCTTCAGGGAGAATTTCATTAATCACAGGCTCTCCTCGCCCTTGCTTACACTCTTTGATTAGTTCTGTCTTGTTATCCTGCCATAAACCGAAATTATCATTAACGTAAATGACAGGCATCTCTCTTTGTTTAGCCATGGACTTTAGCTTTTGCAAATTAGCCGTTATGGCTTTTGTATTTTCAAGAAGGTCCTCTCCTCCATCGAAATCCATTTTGTTTATCATATCGATCATCAGCAATGCAGTTCGTTGCGACATACTATCTCCTCACTTTTCTTCATATTTAGGAGGCCCGGCTGGAACTTGCCTTTTGTGTTCTGTACGCTTGTGAATATCTTTGAGACGCTGTTCATCATCGGGAGCAATAGTCTCCCCTCGCAAATAGGTATCAATCGCTTCATAAGAAATGCCCATCTCTTCTTCATCAGATTGTCCTTCCCAAAGTTCAGCGCTCGGTTTTTTCTTAATTACAGAATCTGGTACATGTAAATACGCGGCCATTTCCCGTACTTCCTCTTTTCTCATATGAATAAGTGGAACAAGATCTACTCCACCGTCCCCATATTTTGTGAAATAACCGGTATAATCCTCTGCAGCATTGTCTGTTCCTATGACTAAATAACCATAATTATTAGCAACAGCGTACAGTGTACTCATCCGCATCCGAGCTTGAAGGTTTGCCCCTCCTAATTGAGATTTTTCTTCTTTCCAATCCCCTTTCTCCACCAGCTTATTTTGTATAGATGAATAGGTTTCTTTATAAGCATCGGTTAGTTCTATACCTACATATTCAAGATTAGCCTTCTCCACAGTAGCAACAGCATCCGTTTGATCTTCCACCCGCTGATTAATCGGTAGAATCACTCCGAGTGACTCGTATGGAAACGCACGTTTAATTAAATTAGCGACGACTGCAGAATCGATTCCGCCGCTTACTCCAACAAGGGCTCCTTTCGCTCCTGCTTCCTTAACCTTTGTTTGAAGCCAATTGACGAGGTGTTGGGCTCTTTTTTCCATATCAATAATAACTCCCTTCAATTTTCGATCTTTATTTCACTATGTTCCTTTCTGTAAAAATAGGTAAACATATGTTGCCTCTCAATAAACAAATAGCTTTAAAAACAAGGTAAATTAAGTAATAATGTAGAAATAGATGACTAGTTAGGAGTGATTCACTCATGATCGAAAAAGAAAACCACGTGCTCGTCATTTTTCCACATCCTGATGATGAAGCTTTTGGCGTCTCAGGCACCATTGCTTCCTATATAAATCAAGGGACCCCACTCACCTATGCTTGTTTAACACTTGGCGAGATGGGCAGGAACCTTGGCATGCCAGCATTTGCTACCCGTGAAACACTTCCGAACATTCGACGTGTTGAACTGCAGAAAGCGGCTGAGGCTATGGGAATTACCGATCTTAGGATGCTTGGATTACGCGATAAAACATTAGAATTTGAAGACGATGACAAAATGAACCAGCTTGTCAGTGATTTAATTAATGAACTTGATCCATCCTTAGTGATCAGTTTTTATCCTGGCTATGCCGTTCACCCTGATCATGAAGCAACAGCAAGAGCTGTCGTCCGTGCTTTAGAACGAATTGAGCCTGCAAGACGACCAAAACTGCACGCTGTGGCTTTCGCAAATAACACAGAAGAGGAACTGGGTAAGCCAGACGTTGTCCATGACATAACAAAAGTTCAAGAGCAGAAGCTGAATGCCATGCGTGCCCACATTTCACAAACGGCAAGGATGCTCGAAATGCTCGATGAGGGGATCCAAGCAAATGACCCGGAAGCATTAAAGTGGGTCACGAATGAATCTTTCTACAACTATACATGGAACGATTAACGTTAAAAGCTGATCCTTAGGATTAGCTTTTTTTCTCCTAGATGTGATCCATCCTTTTTATTAAAACGATTGCTCTGCAGGAGGAAAAGAACGTCACACCATTGCCACAGCCATTTGCAGTTACACATGTTATGATTGAGGCGGTTAATTTGAAACGAGGAGATTTTATCATGAAAAAAATTATATCATCCATAATGTTAGTTGCACTAATTACTATCCTTGCAGCATGTGGATCCTCTAGTGAGGGTGAAGAAAATAATGCAAGTGAAAATAAGGAACCAGTGATGACAGAAGTCGAAGTGAAATTTGAGGAAGAACCTCTGCCGGTTAAAGAAGAATCTGTGATTAAAGCCGTCGTTACACAAGGCGAAGAAAAAGTGACCGGCGCCGATTCTGTGGAATTTGAAATATGGCATACTCAATCTGGACAAGAAAAATCAGATACGATTGCAGCCGAACATACAGAAAGTGGTGTGTATGAGGCTGCCTATACATTTGATAAACCAGGCACCTACCAAGTGATCGCTCATACGCAGGCACGAAGTATGCATGTCATGCCTCAAGTTGAAGTGCAAGTGAAGGGTGACGAAGCGGCTAAAGAAGAAAGTGGTCATGATCAAGGAAAAGAGGGGCATGCTTCTAAAGAAGATAGTCATGGTCACGGGCACAGTAATTTTATGGTCCATTTTAT carries:
- a CDS encoding FixH family protein gives rise to the protein MKKIISSIMLVALITILAACGSSSEGEENNASENKEPVMTEVEVKFEEEPLPVKEESVIKAVVTQGEEKVTGADSVEFEIWHTQSGQEKSDTIAAEHTESGVYEAAYTFDKPGTYQVIAHTQARSMHVMPQVEVQVKGDEAAKEESGHDQGKEGHASKEDSHGHGHSNFMVHFMKDQEFKAAEDSTLTAHINHKEQPFEEAMVKFEISSAQLDKHKFIPAEETNPGEYTSAYTFSSAGEYTVTIHYEKPDQEIHGHQEETIQVSE
- the bshB2 gene encoding bacillithiol biosynthesis deacetylase BshB2; the protein is MIEKENHVLVIFPHPDDEAFGVSGTIASYINQGTPLTYACLTLGEMGRNLGMPAFATRETLPNIRRVELQKAAEAMGITDLRMLGLRDKTLEFEDDDKMNQLVSDLINELDPSLVISFYPGYAVHPDHEATARAVVRALERIEPARRPKLHAVAFANNTEEELGKPDVVHDITKVQEQKLNAMRAHISQTARMLEMLDEGIQANDPEALKWVTNESFYNYTWND
- the nadE gene encoding NAD(+) synthase, whose protein sequence is MEKRAQHLVNWLQTKVKEAGAKGALVGVSGGIDSAVVANLIKRAFPYESLGVILPINQRVEDQTDAVATVEKANLEYVGIELTDAYKETYSSIQNKLVEKGDWKEEKSQLGGANLQARMRMSTLYAVANNYGYLVIGTDNAAEDYTGYFTKYGDGGVDLVPLIHMRKEEVREMAAYLHVPDSVIKKKPSAELWEGQSDEEEMGISYEAIDTYLRGETIAPDDEQRLKDIHKRTEHKRQVPAGPPKYEEK
- the msrA gene encoding peptide-methionine (S)-S-oxide reductase MsrA produces the protein MSKRIKWFVISGILVIAGALVIPEAYAYLTKRNYESEVVSAEDIPDDYKVATFAGGCFWCMEPPFEKLKGVKEVVSGYTGGETENPTYEEVSAGGTGHLEAVQVYFDPDVITYEQLLDVFWRQINPTDDGGQFVDRGYQYTTAIFYNSEKQQKLAKQSKQEMAESGRFEGEIVTPISPAEEFYRAEEYHQDYYKKNELRYKFYRGNSGRDDYLEETWGEDRKLDLPEKESQ
- a CDS encoding isochorismatase family cysteine hydrolase, translated to MSQRTALLMIDMINKMDFDGGEDLLENTKAITANLQKLKSMAKQREMPVIYVNDNFGLWQDNKTELIKECKQGRGEPVINEILPEEDDYFIIKPKHSAFFGTQLSILLEQLAVSNLILTGVTGDICVLFTANDAYMRGYDLWVPRDCVASEQGEDNQNALRIIERSLSAKTIKSYDADFDTIFKD
- a CDS encoding DNA mismatch repair protein MutS — protein: MSKLKQTINHKRLKLHIPASELYPADYDFDIIFKSKSYRKIKHQMERKHIEGLNLDEEE